Proteins found in one Bremerella volcania genomic segment:
- a CDS encoding flagellar export chaperone FlgN, with translation MPCVEETDQLVQLIDQKHEVLTQLLTLSQYQLRLAGHSDYIDDLMRVLAAKQTLIERLTRIDRTMDPFRQQNPDARVWRSASERTQCSQKAQQCEVLLTELKQLEQKSTEIVTTHRDEIAKLLQETHTSADSASAYNDMNMPTSRGFDLTAE, from the coding sequence ATGCCTTGCGTTGAGGAAACCGATCAACTGGTTCAGCTCATTGATCAGAAGCACGAAGTGCTGACGCAATTGCTGACCCTTTCGCAATACCAACTGAGATTGGCCGGACACAGCGACTACATCGACGACCTGATGCGCGTGCTGGCTGCCAAGCAAACATTGATTGAACGTTTAACCCGTATCGATCGCACCATGGATCCGTTTCGCCAGCAAAACCCGGATGCGCGTGTTTGGCGAAGTGCCAGTGAACGCACCCAATGTTCGCAAAAGGCTCAGCAGTGCGAAGTGCTGCTGACCGAATTAAAGCAGTTGGAACAGAAGAGCACCGAGATCGTCACCACGCACCGCGATGAAATCGCCAAACTGTTGCAAGAGACGCACACCTCCGCTGATTCCGCTTCGGCGTACAACGACATGAACATGCCCACAAGTCGCGGCTTCGATTTAACCGCCGAGTAA
- a CDS encoding tetratricopeptide repeat protein — protein sequence MSTATGQNDAPESTEGTTPRGSFTDMLGNRIFLIVGAVVVAGLVSGISWVILHGGDGEDQSLAAAIDAYEKGEVTKARDIARTHVDDLRVEPPYQGAASFLLGMILHDEAKGFLNPKDRETVYRVAVQHLETARERGFPPEYEIRGEYLLGISQMESKQYEKAIKSLTKIYADYPLHQLEIENALADCYLAIRPTTPKNLEQALKWSRLYDDHPVLTPDQKSESLIRLAHIQYELGQLDETLETILEIPPTSPSYVDGVIVQGLVARRRYEEHLAAGEKEQAQDSLNTAIRMFRNAAGNQLVAADSTRKASYLLAVMLRANEQLDEAKEQASRTRKIYYRTPESVAAGLEEAELLRADNKDEEAVEIYRRALREATLSGQYENPWVDEVEFRQRVTRAIDAWKSAEKFAPAVEVAQALRPLFPADQALQIEADVQHAWGEYLEHQADKVPFNESLDMRKKSRFRFRSAGKVYLDLAEHRFATAEYTNDLWNSASAYLRGQDFSKAVEILAEYQRYETREHQPRALVATARALIALDRAEDALDPINECLEFYPKDPSTYEARVLGGEAYMELGKLAEAKSVLTANLDDGRLEPRSREWQDSLFALGQVLHLEGEMFEAQARVKGALEAPESIPREAFQFLEQSNESYKGAIKYLHAAVRRYPDDPRSISARYLIAECHRRSSMLPKKKFRLVNIETQRIKFDKEVKDHLESAIDIYNDLEYELTTKLEMQADLHPVEAKILRNCYFAQGAAMFELARYKDAIEAYSTASNRYQTEAVSLEAFVQIAHCYRYMNLSAEARGTVEQAKIVLSRLAEGIDFSETTHGSRDDWRNYLDWLGATL from the coding sequence ATGTCGACCGCAACTGGCCAAAACGACGCTCCTGAATCGACCGAGGGGACGACACCTCGCGGTAGTTTCACGGACATGCTGGGCAATCGGATCTTTCTGATTGTTGGCGCGGTCGTTGTGGCTGGACTTGTTTCCGGGATCTCTTGGGTGATCTTGCATGGCGGCGACGGCGAAGACCAATCCTTGGCCGCGGCGATCGATGCTTACGAAAAGGGAGAAGTCACCAAGGCCCGCGACATTGCTCGCACCCATGTCGACGACCTCCGCGTCGAACCTCCCTATCAAGGCGCCGCGTCGTTTCTGCTGGGCATGATTCTGCATGACGAAGCCAAGGGTTTTCTGAATCCTAAAGACCGCGAGACGGTCTATCGCGTCGCCGTTCAGCATTTGGAAACGGCCCGCGAGCGAGGATTTCCGCCTGAGTACGAGATCCGCGGCGAGTACTTGCTTGGCATCAGCCAGATGGAATCGAAGCAGTACGAAAAGGCCATTAAGTCCCTAACGAAAATTTACGCTGATTACCCTTTGCATCAGCTTGAAATCGAAAACGCTTTGGCGGACTGCTACTTGGCGATCCGGCCCACTACCCCCAAGAATCTTGAGCAAGCTTTGAAGTGGAGCCGACTGTACGATGACCATCCGGTGCTCACCCCAGATCAAAAGTCAGAATCCCTCATTCGCTTGGCGCATATCCAATACGAACTGGGACAACTAGACGAAACGTTGGAGACGATTCTCGAAATTCCTCCTACTTCGCCAAGCTATGTCGATGGCGTGATTGTGCAAGGATTGGTTGCTCGTCGTCGGTATGAAGAGCATCTGGCAGCCGGGGAAAAGGAACAGGCCCAAGACTCGCTCAACACGGCTATTCGCATGTTCCGCAACGCGGCTGGAAATCAGTTAGTTGCCGCGGACTCGACCCGCAAGGCTTCGTATCTGTTAGCAGTCATGCTGCGGGCCAACGAGCAGTTGGATGAAGCCAAGGAGCAGGCTTCGCGGACGCGAAAGATTTACTATCGAACACCAGAAAGCGTTGCCGCCGGGCTGGAAGAAGCCGAACTGCTTCGTGCCGATAACAAGGATGAAGAAGCAGTCGAGATCTATCGGCGAGCACTACGCGAAGCAACGCTCAGCGGCCAGTACGAAAACCCATGGGTGGACGAGGTCGAGTTTCGTCAACGAGTGACCCGAGCGATTGATGCCTGGAAGTCAGCCGAGAAGTTCGCTCCGGCGGTCGAGGTCGCTCAGGCACTACGTCCCTTATTTCCTGCCGATCAGGCCCTCCAGATAGAAGCCGACGTGCAGCATGCTTGGGGGGAATACCTCGAGCATCAGGCCGACAAGGTCCCTTTCAATGAATCGCTCGACATGCGTAAGAAGTCACGCTTTCGCTTTCGCAGTGCCGGCAAGGTTTACCTCGACCTGGCCGAGCATCGTTTCGCAACGGCCGAATATACGAATGACCTCTGGAACAGCGCTTCTGCCTACCTGCGTGGGCAGGACTTCAGCAAAGCCGTCGAGATTCTTGCTGAATACCAACGCTACGAAACGCGCGAACATCAGCCTCGTGCGCTGGTTGCCACAGCTCGGGCATTGATCGCACTTGATCGCGCTGAAGATGCCTTGGATCCGATCAACGAGTGCCTGGAGTTCTATCCGAAAGATCCATCGACTTACGAGGCACGCGTGCTTGGCGGCGAAGCCTACATGGAACTAGGCAAGCTGGCCGAGGCAAAAAGCGTACTCACGGCGAACCTGGATGATGGTCGCCTTGAACCCCGCAGCCGTGAATGGCAAGACTCGCTGTTTGCCCTCGGGCAGGTGCTGCACTTGGAAGGCGAGATGTTCGAGGCCCAGGCCCGCGTCAAAGGTGCCCTGGAAGCCCCGGAAAGCATTCCTCGCGAGGCGTTTCAGTTCCTGGAACAGAGCAACGAAAGCTACAAGGGTGCGATCAAGTACCTGCATGCGGCCGTGCGTCGTTATCCGGATGACCCTCGTTCCATCAGTGCTCGCTACCTGATTGCCGAGTGCCATCGACGCTCGTCGATGCTTCCCAAAAAGAAGTTCCGTTTGGTGAACATCGAAACGCAGCGGATCAAGTTCGATAAGGAAGTGAAAGATCACCTCGAAAGCGCGATTGATATCTACAACGACCTGGAATATGAACTGACGACCAAGCTCGAAATGCAGGCCGACCTCCATCCGGTCGAGGCGAAGATTTTGCGGAATTGCTACTTCGCCCAGGGTGCGGCCATGTTCGAGTTAGCGCGCTACAAGGATGCGATTGAAGCCTATTCGACGGCTTCCAATCGCTATCAAACGGAAGCCGTCTCGCTGGAAGCATTCGTTCAGATTGCTCACTGTTACCGGTATATGAACCTGTCTGCCGAAGCCCGGGGGACGGTCGAACAAGCCAAGATTGTGCTGTCTCGCCTAGCCGAAGGAATCGATTTCTCGGAGACGACCCACGGTTCGCGAGATGACTGGCGAAACTACCTCGATTGGTTAGGGGCCACCCTTTAA